From the genome of Cystobacter fuscus DSM 2262:
GGTGTAGCCAGACACCACGCCATTGGCCTGATCGATGGTGAGCGAGCCACTCTTGCCATCCACCGTGTCGAACAACACGTAGGAGCTGGTGCTCGGGAACGTGAAGCGCCAGGACGCGCCGTGGTCCGTGGGCGCGATCTCCGTCTGGAGGCCGCTGTTGAACCTCACGCTGTAGTAGTGCGCCCGGGCAATCTCGTTGGCGTGGCTGAAGGCCGCGCCCCGGCTCGCGCGGTCCGCCGTCACCGAGCCCGTCTGGGGCATCACCTGGAACGTCTGCCGATCCCCCATCCAGGGGCTCGGCATGTGGCTGATGGTGAAGGCCTGGATCGCGCTCCGGTTGTAGTCGTAGATCCAGCTCGTCGAGTTCGCATCCGTCATCGGCGTCCAGAAATTGAAGCCGAAGGGCACCGCCGTCGCCGGGAACGTGTTCCCCCGCGAGTAGCCGCCACCGGAATTGCTCCCTCGCACCGTGTTCACGTAGTCCGAGGGAAGCGCCAACGCCTCCCCCGCCCAGAGCGGACACAGCAGGAGCACGCCCAGCATCTTCTTGCTTGAAATCACCAAGGCACCGCCTTTCATGTGATGGTCGGGACCAGCAATCCCGGCATAACATGGATACCTTGATCTTCCTCCTGGAGTCCGCGACTATTCACGGGTCGTCGGCGAGCGCATGCTCCACACGCACCGCGTCACCATGGCGGCTCAAACCAACCCGCACGTGGGCCGGGGGGAAAGCTCCCCCCGGACCCGGATGGCTCAGGTGCGCAGGAAGGCGCTCGCGTCGGGCAGCCCGCTGCCGGAGGTGTCGACGCCCATCGCGGTGAGGATGCCCGAGAAGATGTCGGGCTCGTTCGACTCCACCTTGCCGGGCTGGGGCGCGCCGGTGCGCGGGTCGAAGCCGTAGGTCAGCGTCGTCTTCGGATCCACGCCGCCGAGCACCGTGTTGCCCCGGACCTTCGGCGAGAGAATCATGAACCCGTTGTTGAGGTCATGCCCGGTGCCGAAGACCTCCACGCCCTCCGTCCGGTTGCGCGTGCGCCCGAACTCGGTCGCCATGTAGATCAACGAGCGATCCCACAGGCTCTCGCCGCTCGAGTCGAAGGGCTCCGACTTGAGCAGCTCGATGAGCTTGTCGATCGTGCCCATCAGGCGCGACCACACGAAGGCCTGGATGGCGCGGTGATCATTGTGGCTGAAGTCGAAGGCCAGCGGCGGGTTGGTGAACGTGAACGGCGGGGTCAGCCCCACGTTGAACGACGGACCCAGCGTCACCGTCACCGACACCCGGTGCTTGAGCAGCAGGAACGCCAGCGCCGCCTGCGCCTCCACGGGATCCGTCTCGAAGAACGGGAAGACCGCGCGCAACCGCTCCGCGTCGGCGGAGTTCGACAGGCCGTACTCCGACAGCGGCGTCTTGGACGGATCGTCGCGCATCACGTTGAGGCGGCTGATCAGATCCTGCGCCTCCAGCGCGGGCTGCCCCACGGTGCGCTGCTCGTTCCACAGCTTGAGCATCGCCGCGTCGTCGAAGGTCTTGCCGAAGACCGACTGGGCATCGAGCGAGTTGCGCACGCTCCGGGCCAGGGCCATCACGTCGCGGGAAGGCGCGCCCTTGAGGCCCTTGATGCCATCCAGGCCCAGGGGCCAGAGCGAGGGGTTGGCCACCACCTCGCCGTAACAGTGCGCGGGCAGGGAGCTGTCGGTGCCACGCTCGGAGAAGCCCGAGTTGCCCATGTTCACGTTGGGAATGGGGAAGCCCGCGCCGTACTGGAGGGCCACGCACTCCTGCAACGTGCGGCCACGCCAGGCGCCGTTGCCGGTGAGGCTGCGCTTCTGCGCGATGACGTGGTTGACCGACGTGCCCACCGTGGTGGCCACCAGCATCGAGTCCTTGTACTTCTTCACGAAGGCCGACTGGTCCGTCTTCACCGGATAGGGGATGTTGCCCAACTGGCCTTGCACCTTCACGGCGCGGAACGGAGAGCCATCCACCAGCTCGATCTGCGAGTCGGCGAAGGTGTTGAGCTTCGCGGCGTTGCCGCCCGCGGCCGTCGTCTCCGCGGAGCGCACCGCCAGCATGCTGTCGATGATGGAGGCGCCCCCCACGGCGCCCACCACGATGAGGAAGCGGGGCTTGCCATCCAGGCGCGCCTGGCGCACGCCTCCGAGTTGCTCGAGTGCCGCCGGGGTATTGAGCCCGTCCCGGCAGCCCGTCAGCAGGGGCCCCATGGCGGAGCCCGCCGCGCACATCGACAACGCCTTCAACATTTCCCGGCGCGAGAGCCGTCCATTATTACGCAGTGACATGACGTTCCCTTAGAAGAAGACGGATTCGGCGGAGGAAAGGACGGCGAAGCAGGACGCGATCATCCAGTCGCGGCCCGGCGTCTGGGTGCCCTTGGACTCGATCTCGGTGGCCAGTTGCGACAGGGCGCCCACCTCGGTCTCCTTGGGGTCTCGCAACAGGGCGCGCTGGTAGAGCGAGGTGATGGCGTCGCGGACCGGCGCGCCTTCCCGGTTCGCCAGGCGCCCCTGCGCGTCGAGCTCGAGTCCCTTGAAGACGCTCGCCTCCCCGGGGGTGGCGAGGTCGAGCGAGACGCGCTGGACACAGGCCGCCAGCGCCACGCGATCGATGACGATGGGGGTCGTCACGCCCGTGGACGTCAGGGGCTCGTAGAGGCCGACGCCGTAGGGCTCGACACCGCCCAGGGCCACGCTGTGCACGTACGTGGTGCAGGGGTACAGGCCCAGCTCGTTGCACACCTGCTCCGGCGGCAGGGACAGCGCCGCGGCGACGTGGGCCGTGAGCTGCTCCGGATTCTTGAAGCGCAGGCTGTTGCGCGAGGAGGGCGCCACCTCCCCCGTGGAACCCGTCCCGGCATCGTCGGGCGGCGTACCGGCATCCGGCCCCGAGGGCGAGGAGGCGGGGCACGCGGAGAGGACACAGGCGGAGGACAGCAGCAACACGCGAAGGAAATCAGGGCGCACCGTAGGCCTCCGTGCGGATCAGGTCGTGAAGCATGCGCTGCACGCGGTACTGATGCGTGCCCTTGAAGCGCTTCCAGGTGGCGACGAACTCGGCGTGCTCCTCGGCGGTGGGGGGGTGGCCCACGAGCAGCTTCCAGTAGTCGGTGACGGCGGCGATGGCGAAGGCATCGCTGTTGGCTCCGACCTGCGCCCACTCGACGAGGTTGCTCACCGGCTGGCCGAAGAGGTAACCGGTCTCCGGCATCTGGGTGATGATGGGCGTGGCGTTGGGGAAGCGCTTCTCGATGCGGCCGGGCACGTAGCTCGCCCAGGGCACCTCGGGGTGGCGCGGGAAGGACAGGCCCTCGTAGTTGCGGAAGGGGTAGCTGAGCGGATCCAGCGTCGCGTGGCAGGCCGCGCAGGCGGGCGCGTCCACCCCCTTGCCGTCGTAGTCGCGGGGCTCACCGGGGATGCTGAAGAGACCCTCCTGCTTGGCGATGTCGAGGCCCAGGTACGCCCGGTAGGCCTGGGACGCGGCGTTGCGCGGCAGCGCGCTGAACATCACGAAGTAGATGAGGCTCCACGCGGAGGTGATGTTGCCCGCGCGGTGCAGCTCATCCACGGCCTGCATCGGCAGCGTCTGCGTCACCGAGTAACGGGTGGGGTGGGTCTCCCGGAGCACGAAGTGCTTCGCCGTCATCACCTCGCGCGCGTCGTGGTCGTCCAGCTGCGCGTAGGCGTAGAGCGCGTAGTCGTCATAGTAGTCGGCGAGGGGAACGACACCCTTGTCCTCCCCGGCCTTGAGCGAGCCCACCGGGCGGACCTTCGGGTGCGCCAGCTTCCACAGCTGCCCGTTCTTGCCGCGCCAGAACTCGCTCTGGGTGCACCGGTCCAGCTCGGCGTCCATCCGGGCGAGCTTCGCGTCGGCGCTCAACGCGTTGAACTCCTTGAGCTGCGCGTAGGTGGGCGGCGTGCCGCAGAAGTCGAGCAGGAGTCGGTTGTAGGCGAAGCGCGCGTCGTAATGGCACACGTCGTACTGGGGATTCTCACCCGCCTGGCAGCGGCCGGTCTCCGTGGGCACGCTGTTGGGATCGGCCGGGAAGGTGCCGCGCTGGATCTCCACGAGGTTGGGCACGCCGTCACCGTCGGCGTCCTGCGCCTCGACGGCCTTGAGCGCCGAGGGAAGCGCGGCCGCGAAGTCCCCGTCGGACAGGGGACGCGCCGCGTGGGGCACCAGGTGGGGCTCCAGGCTGGCACCGAAGACGTTGCGCTGCGGCGGCGCGACGTGACAGTACGTGCAGGCCGGCTGCTGGCCCGCGCACACGGGCGCCGTGGGATAGGTGGAGCAGAACGCCCCGCCCGCGGGAGGTTTGGCCAAGGCCACCCCCGATAGGAACACCGCGGCCCCTACAATGAGTCGTCGAAGCACGAGAACACCTCGTCAAAACAGTCGTTCATGAATGGGACGACACATCAGCGACGAAAAAAGCAAAAGGTCGCGTGAAGATTCCGTCGAAAAGCGCAGCGGGCGCGTCGTTTGACGTTCTCGATCCACGCCGGACGGATGCAAGGAATTCTACCCGGATTCCCCGTGGCCCTCAATCTCCAGGAGCAACTGGAAAAATTTCATTTGACCGGTTGGACAGGGAGTGGGCGGCCTACAGGAACGTGCGGACCTCGGCCAGGACGCGCTCGGCGTGTTGCTCGGGGAACCAGTGGTTGACGTCCTCGAAGAGGCGGAAGCGGCAATCCTCGCGCTCCCGCACCGCGCGTTCGAAGGCGTCCGTGGAGGCCATCCGATCGAAGGGGCTGCGGATGTAGAGCACGGGGAAGGGAAAGTCCGTGTACGGCTTCTGGTACTCGGCGCCCAGCAAGGCGAAGGGCCAGCGCACGAGCCAGAGCGGACCGTGCCAGTAGTGGTAGCAGTCCTGGTGGAGCTGGTCGGCCCGTTCGCCACGATAGCCCGCGGAGCGCTGGAGGGCCTCGGACACGGCGCGCTGGAGCAACGGCACGCGCACGTAATACGGCAAGCTGAAGAACAGGGAGTAGAACCACCCCAGGGCCCGGAGGCCGTGCTCGCCCAGGTCGTAGCGGAACGAGGAGCCCACCGACAGGGCCACCAGCTTCTCGATGGGCGCCTGGGGGTGGCGGGCCCGGGCATAGGCCCACGTGTAGGTCGCGCCCCAGTCATGCGCGATGACCACCAGCTTGCCCGTGGGGCTCGCGGCGGCGAGGTCATCGAACAGACGCGTCACCTCCTCGCGCAACACGTCCCCCACCAGTTCGCTCAGCTTGGGGAAGTGGGGATGGGTGAGGCGATTGGGGAAGGCGATGGCGTAGATGTCACGGCCCCGGAGCCACGGCTGCTCGCGCTCCCCGGCCCGCACGTATGCGTCGTACATCCGGGGCGAGTCCGGGAAGCCATGCAGCAACACCAACGGGCTGCGCGTCGCGTCCGGTTCCTCGTGAAGGTGCTCGAGCATGCAGTACATGGGCGTCTCCGTGGACCGTCACCCCATGGACGGCCGCGCCCGGCACATTAACCCTGCCCTCCCACGCCGTCCGTGCCCGGGTAGGCTCCCACGCCATGCCCTCCCTCTTCTCGAAGCGTCTGGCCGCAGTGGGTGCCGCCGCCGCGTGGCTCGCCTGCAAGGGCGATCCCCAGCCCGGCCCCGTCACGCCCCCCACCCCACCGCCGCCTCCACCCGTGGATTCGCTCCACGTGCCCTCTCCGGACTGGAGGGATCAGATCCTCTATTTCGTCATGACCGACCGCTTCGCCAACGGCGATCCGGGCAACGATGACCAGGGCGCTGGCGAGTACGACCCGGCGGATGGGGCGAAGTACAGCGGCGGTGACTTGAAGGGCCTGCGCGAGCGGCTCGACTACATCCAGGGCCTGGGCGCCACGGCCGTGTGGCTCACCCCGCCCGTGGCGAACCAGTGGTGGGATCCGCTCGTCAACTACGGCGGCTATCACGGCTACTGGGCGCGGGACTTCAAGCAGGTGGACCCGCACCTGGGCACGCTGGAGGACTACCGGAGCCTGTCGCGGGAGCTGCACTCGCGCGGCATGTACCTGGTGCAGGACATCGTCCTCAACCACATGGCCAACTGCTTCCGCTACACGCGCTACGACCCCGCGGACGTGTCCGCCCACGTGGAGCTCAACACCGGTGCCAGGCCCTCATGTGGCCCCACCCAGGCGCCCTTCGATCAGTGGGATCCCACCCGTCCCGCCCACCGCGACGCCCACGTCTTCCACTGGACGCCCACCATCCAGGACTACGGCGTGCGCGACCAGGAGCTGAACTGGCAGCTGTCGGACCTGGATGACCTCGACACCGAGAACCCCGCCGTGCGCGCGGCCCTCCGGGACAGCTACGACTTCTGGATCCGCGAGGTGGGCGTGGATGGCTTCCGCATGGACACGGTCTTCTACGTGCCCCAGGACAGCATCAAGGACTTCCTCTACTCCACGGACGCGGCCCACCCGGGCGTCGTCCCGTTCGCCCGGAGCCTGGGCAAGGAGGGCTTCCTCGCGTTCGGCGAGGGCTACGCCACCGATCTGCCCTTCCAGGACACCGCGACCCGGAAGATCGCCTCGTACCTGACGGAGGAGGCCACGGGTGACGCCCTGCTGCCGGGCATGCTCGACTTCCCGCTCTACCGCACGACGGGCGATGTGTTCGCCCGGGGAGCCCCCACGTCCCAGCTCGGCTACCGGATGACGCGCTCGGGGACGGCGTTCCCGCGTCCGCACCTGATGCCCACCTTCCTGGACAACCACGACGTGGACCGCTTCCTCAAGGGAGGCTCGGAGGCGGCGCTCCGACAGGGGCTGTTGTTCATGATGACCGTGCCGGGCATTCCCGTCCTCTATTACGGCACCGAGCAGGGCTTCACCGAGCAGCGCGGCGCCATGTTCCAGAAGGGGTTCGGCGCGGGAGGCAAGGACCGCTTCGACACCACGGCGCCCTTGTACGCCCTCGTCCGCGAGTTGACGGCACTGCGCAAGACGCACGCCGTCTTCCGGCATGGCACCCCCACGGTGCTGCGGCAGAACGAAGCACGCGCCGGAGTGTTCGCCTACAAGATGGAGGACGCGGGACAGGTCGCGTTCGTCGTCTTCAACACCTCGGACGAGGAGGCGTTGCTGGACAACCTGCCCACGGGCCTCGCCGCAGGCAGTGGGCTGAAGGTGCTCGCGAGCCTGGATCCGGAGGCCCGGGAGGTGCGCACCGGAACGGACGGACGGCTGTCCCTGAAGCTCCCCGCCCGCGCGGCCCGGGTCTACATGCCCTCGGGCGACGTCGTCCCGCCTCCCGCTCAGAGCGCCCGTGTCACCCTCTCCAACGCCAGCGGCGGCACCGTCCCGGGCGACTTCGAGCTGTCCGGCACCGCCACCGGCGTGTCCTCGTTCCGCCTCGTGGTGGATGGCGTACTCGGGAGCGCTCCCCTCGTGACGGTGAAGGCGGATGGCACCTGGAGCACCCTCGTCGGCACCCAGGGCATGACGGACAGCACCCTCCAGCACTCGCTCGTCGCGTGGGCCGGGGAGGACCAGGTGCTCTCCGACACGTGGACCTTCCGCGTGGAGCGCGTCTTCACGGCCCTGCTCACCCACGACGATCCCGAGGGCGATGACGTGGGCCCCACGGGCTCCTATCACTACCCCACCGATGAGACCTGGGGCGTCAACCACCAGGGAGACCTGCGCCGCGTCACCCTCCTGGGCTCGGGCAACACGCTCAAGCTCGCGCTCCAGACGAAGACCGTCACCACCATCTGGAATCCGCAGAACGGCTTCGACCACGTGGCCTTCACCGTCTACATCGACGTGCCCGGACGCTCGGGTCTCACCGTGATGCCCCAGCAGAACGCGTCGCTTCCCTCCGGCATGGCGTGGGACTACCGCGTGCGCGTCCACGGCTGGTCCAACGCCTTGTTCGCGCCCCAGGGCGCCTCCGCCACCGAGGAGGGCACCCCGGTCTCTCCCACCGCCGCCATCGAGGTGGACAAGAACACCCGCACCGTCTTCCTCACCCTGTCCGGAGAGTTGTTCGGCGGGCTGTCGACGCTCCAGGGCGTGAAGGTCTACGTCACCACCTGGGACTACGACAACGGCTACCGGCCCCTCGTCCCCGCTTCCGAGCAGTGGAAGTTCTGGGGAGCGGATGGCGCCACGTCGCCTCTCGTCCTCGACGACACGCCCGTGCTCACCGTGCCCTGAGGGCCTGGCCCGAGGAGAACGGCATCGTCATATTTCCCGTGAGGCCCGCTGGTGCGGCCGACCGCACCGGCTCTGTCCCGGCCCAGGAGAGGCCCGATGCAGTCGACTCCGGATCTGATGACGCTCGCGCACCGCCTGAATCCCTATCCCCTGTACGCGGAACTCAGACGCAACCATCCGGTCTGCCGGGTCGAGCCCGGCGGACTCGTGGCCGTCAGCCGGTACAAGGACGTGGAGTACGTCCTCAAGCATCCGGAGTTCTTCTCCTCCCACGGCTTCCGGATCGCGTGGCAGCCCGAGTGGGCGGGAGACAACCCGCTCGCCCAATCCCTCGCCGCGTCCGATGGCAAGGAGCACGCCCGCCTGCGATCCCTGGTCAGCCGTGCCTTCACCCCCGTGGCCATCAACCGCCTCGACGAGAAGGTCCGCGCGAACGCTGCCCGGCTCGCGGAGGGCCTGCACGCCCGGGGCGAGGTGGACTTCATGGAGGAGTTCGCCACCCCGCTGCCCGCTCGCACCATCAGCGACCTGCTGGGAATCGATCCCACGCTCGAGCGCCACTACAAGCGCTGGACGGAGGTCCTCGTCAGCATCGCGCCCGTTCCCGAGAACGACGAGCACGTGACCCGCACGCGCGACACCATCGCCGAGTTGAAGCACTACGTGCAGCAGATCATCGACGCGCGGCGCTCCCAGCCGAGCGACGACGTGATGGGCCTCATCGTGCGGGGCGGCCCCGACGGGCAGCGGCTCAGTGACCAGGAAATCATCGGGCTCGCCTTCACCCTGCTGGCAGCGGGACTCGAGACGACGAGCTTCTTCTTCGCCCACGCGCTGCCGTTGCTGGCCGAGCGCCCCGACGTGTTCGAACGGCTGCGCGCCGACCGCGAGCTGCTGCCGAAGTTCATCGAGGAGATGCTGCGCTACGACGGCCCGGTGCGGGGGCTGCCACGCATCGTCACGGCCGACGTGGAGCTGTCCGGCGTGCGCATCGAGCGGGGCGCATGCGTCCTGTCGCTCATCGCCTCGGCCAACCGCGACGAGGTCCGTTTTCCCCACGCCGACCGCTTCGACCTCGATCGGGAGCAGACGGGCATCTCCTTCGGGGCTGGCAGCCACTTCTGCCTCGGGGCCTTCCTGGCGCGGCTCGAGGCCCGGGCGGGCCTCGGCGCACTGCTCGACCGGTTCAGCGGCTTCTCGCTCCTCCCCGAGGGCGTGGTGTGGAACCGGAGCCTCGTCACGAGCGGACCGTTGAAGATGCCGGTCCGCTTCCTGCCGGCCTGAGAGCCGCCAGCGTCACGGGCTCACACGGATGTGCTGGAACAGGGCCGTGGCGTCGTGGACGTTGAGCCCGAAGCGCCCGCTGACATAGGCGGTGTCGGTGGCGTCGATGATGGGCGTGGTGCCGTTGTCCAGGTACACCCGGAAGCGGGAGCCCGTGGCGATGACCTTCAGGTGGTACGTGCGCCCCGCCAGGATGGGCGTGTGGTACACGGCGATGTCCTTCCCCGGACGCCACAGCTTGACCATGCCCAGGGTGTCCACGTTGAGCGTGTAGTGTTGCGTCGCGTTGGCGTTGGCGCGGAACGTCAGCGCCGCCGCGCCTCCGTAGGCCAGGCCCCCGTTGATCACGCGCACATCGCCCTCGTAGGTGAAGTCCGTGCCCGTCTGCGAGCTGAGGTAGAAACCGTCACCCACCACCGAGCCCTGCTTGCCACCAAGCGGCTCGGTCCAGGTGCCCACGGTGGAACTCCACGGCCCGGCGAGGTTGGAGCGGAAGCTGGTGGCGTTCACGCGAATGTTCTTCAGGAGTCCCGTGCCCGAGTAGACGTTGAACCCGAAGCGCCCGCTGACATGGGTGGTGTCGGTGGCGTCGATGACGGGCACGGCGCCGTTGTCCAGGTACACCTTGAAGTTGGACCCCTGGGCGACCACCTTGAGGTGGTACGTCCGTCCCGCAACGATGGGCACGGGATTCACGGCGATGTCCCGCCCCGGACGCCACAGCTTGACCCCCGCCTGGGTGTCCAGGGTGGCCGTGTAGTGCTGGGTCGCGTCGGCGTTCGAGCGGAAGGTCAGCGCCGCGGCCACCCCGCTGACCACGAGCACGTCGCCCTCGTAGGTGAAGTCCGTGCCCGTCTGCGAGCTGAGATAGAAGATATCGGTGGCGCTCGCCGCCGTGCCCTGCTTGCCCCCCGTCACGTCCGACCAGGCGCCGCGCACGGCCGTCCAGATCCCGGCGAGGTTGGTGTCGAGCGTGGGCTCGCCACCGGCCCAGGCGGAGCCCAGCCGGTAGAGTTGCAGCGAGACCAGCTTCACGCTGCCGCCTTCCGCATAGAGGCGGATGCCCTGACTGGTCGTGGCCGAGTTGAACTTGATGTTCTCGGTCAAGGACACCCGGCCGTCGTTGCCGAACACCTCCAACTGTCCCCGGTCGACGAGCAGGCGCATCTTCACCCGGCCATTCACCGGCGACATCGCGGCCCCGGCCAGCATCTGCGCGACCCGGTCATACACCACCACGCGATCCGCGGTTCCATCGCTCCGGGCATGCAGCTTGAAGCCGAAGCGCGACGCCGTGGCGCCCGTGAGATCGAACTCGGCGAGCAGCTCGTAGGTGTCGGCGAGGATGCCCGTGAGCGGATCCGTCGCCGGGTCGGTGGTGAGGGTGCGGCTGGTCCATGACGCGCTCGAGGTGCGCAGGGACTCGATCTCCGCGACGGGGTAGCGGGTGAGCCGCACGCCCTCGGGGAACGTCCGCAGCTTCAGCTCGGCGGGAAAGGAGGCACTGCCCGTCCAGGTGCTTCCGGAGTTGCCCGGCATCCACACCATCTGCACGGTGCGCCCGTCGGGCATGTTGCTGAAGACGAGCCCCGCGTAGAACGAACCATCGAAGCTGTTGCGCCCCATGTCCATCCGCTGGGGCACGCTCCACTCCGGCGTGAACGTCAGGCCATTGAACGAGCCGAGGACGTACTCGCCACTGGCATCCGTCATGACCCACTTCGTGTTGGACGCGTTGCCGTCCACCGCGAGCGGAAAGAAGTCCGGGCACTCGAAGAGCCAGTCCGCCTTGTACCGGCTGCTCCACGTCCAGTGCAGCAGGTCCGGCGAGGTGTACAGCTCCACCCCGTTGCCTCCAGCGTCGGACCAGACGACCATCACCCACCGCGCCGTGGGTGCGTGCCAGAACACCTTGGGGTCGCGGCTGGTGCCCGCGGGGGTGACGACCTTGCGGCCACCGTCATAGGTCTGGAACGTCCGGCCCGCGTCGTTGCTGTAATGGACGATGACGCCGTTGGTCCCGGAGAACACGACGATGGGCTGCTCGGTGCCGGTGCGCAGGCCCGAGGTGTTGTTCACGTCCACGACCCCGCCACCCGACCACAGGTCCCCAGGATGCACACCGGGCTCGAGCGCCATCGGCAGCTGGGTCCAATGCACCAGGTCCGGGCTGGTGGCGTGGCCCCAATGCATGGTGTCCCACGCCAGTCCGTGCGGGTTGTGCTGGAAGAAGAGGTGGTACGTGCCCTGGTAGTACAGCGGCGCGTTGACGTCGTTCATCCAGCCCCACCGGGAGCTGAAGTGGAACTGGCCCCGATAGGGCTCGGAGTACGCGGTGGAGGGATAGGGAAACTCGGGGTACTCGGCCACCGTCCCCGCCCGGCTCGCCGCGCCCGGCAGGACGACGGCGAGCGCCGTGAGCAATGGAAGGACGACGGTACGGGTGGAGATAGGGTTCATGGCGGATGAACCCTATCTATTTCTTTTTTTCGTGTAAAACCTGTTTAAGCTGAAGCTCCGGTGCAAGCGTCGGGTGCCCTAGACTTCCGGCAGCCCCAGTCTCCGCGCGGCCTCATCCATCATGCGCTGCCGGGCTTCTTCCGACGCGCCCGCATCGCCTCGCGCGCCATTCACGCCCACGTCCTCGGCCAGGCCACTTCCCCGCCAACTCTCCGCGGGGACGTCGCGGCCCACGTCCATCCCCAGCGACGGCGCCACGGCCTTCGAGCGCCGAAGTGGAGCGGCCCGCGTCAGGGCGGCGTAG
Proteins encoded in this window:
- a CDS encoding alpha/beta fold hydrolase, whose amino-acid sequence is MYCMLEHLHEEPDATRSPLVLLHGFPDSPRMYDAYVRAGEREQPWLRGRDIYAIAFPNRLTHPHFPKLSELVGDVLREEVTRLFDDLAAASPTGKLVVIAHDWGATYTWAYARARHPQAPIEKLVALSVGSSFRYDLGEHGLRALGWFYSLFFSLPYYVRVPLLQRAVSEALQRSAGYRGERADQLHQDCYHYWHGPLWLVRWPFALLGAEYQKPYTDFPFPVLYIRSPFDRMASTDAFERAVREREDCRFRLFEDVNHWFPEQHAERVLAEVRTFL
- a CDS encoding alpha-amylase family glycosyl hydrolase, with amino-acid sequence MPSLFSKRLAAVGAAAAWLACKGDPQPGPVTPPTPPPPPPVDSLHVPSPDWRDQILYFVMTDRFANGDPGNDDQGAGEYDPADGAKYSGGDLKGLRERLDYIQGLGATAVWLTPPVANQWWDPLVNYGGYHGYWARDFKQVDPHLGTLEDYRSLSRELHSRGMYLVQDIVLNHMANCFRYTRYDPADVSAHVELNTGARPSCGPTQAPFDQWDPTRPAHRDAHVFHWTPTIQDYGVRDQELNWQLSDLDDLDTENPAVRAALRDSYDFWIREVGVDGFRMDTVFYVPQDSIKDFLYSTDAAHPGVVPFARSLGKEGFLAFGEGYATDLPFQDTATRKIASYLTEEATGDALLPGMLDFPLYRTTGDVFARGAPTSQLGYRMTRSGTAFPRPHLMPTFLDNHDVDRFLKGGSEAALRQGLLFMMTVPGIPVLYYGTEQGFTEQRGAMFQKGFGAGGKDRFDTTAPLYALVRELTALRKTHAVFRHGTPTVLRQNEARAGVFAYKMEDAGQVAFVVFNTSDEEALLDNLPTGLAAGSGLKVLASLDPEAREVRTGTDGRLSLKLPARAARVYMPSGDVVPPPAQSARVTLSNASGGTVPGDFELSGTATGVSSFRLVVDGVLGSAPLVTVKADGTWSTLVGTQGMTDSTLQHSLVAWAGEDQVLSDTWTFRVERVFTALLTHDDPEGDDVGPTGSYHYPTDETWGVNHQGDLRRVTLLGSGNTLKLALQTKTVTTIWNPQNGFDHVAFTVYIDVPGRSGLTVMPQQNASLPSGMAWDYRVRVHGWSNALFAPQGASATEEGTPVSPTAAIEVDKNTRTVFLTLSGELFGGLSTLQGVKVYVTTWDYDNGYRPLVPASEQWKFWGADGATSPLVLDDTPVLTVP
- a CDS encoding cytochrome P450 — protein: MQSTPDLMTLAHRLNPYPLYAELRRNHPVCRVEPGGLVAVSRYKDVEYVLKHPEFFSSHGFRIAWQPEWAGDNPLAQSLAASDGKEHARLRSLVSRAFTPVAINRLDEKVRANAARLAEGLHARGEVDFMEEFATPLPARTISDLLGIDPTLERHYKRWTEVLVSIAPVPENDEHVTRTRDTIAELKHYVQQIIDARRSQPSDDVMGLIVRGGPDGQRLSDQEIIGLAFTLLAAGLETTSFFFAHALPLLAERPDVFERLRADRELLPKFIEEMLRYDGPVRGLPRIVTADVELSGVRIERGACVLSLIASANRDEVRFPHADRFDLDREQTGISFGAGSHFCLGAFLARLEARAGLGALLDRFSGFSLLPEGVVWNRSLVTSGPLKMPVRFLPA
- a CDS encoding glycoside hydrolase family 32 protein, which encodes MNPISTRTVVLPLLTALAVVLPGAASRAGTVAEYPEFPYPSTAYSEPYRGQFHFSSRWGWMNDVNAPLYYQGTYHLFFQHNPHGLAWDTMHWGHATSPDLVHWTQLPMALEPGVHPGDLWSGGGVVDVNNTSGLRTGTEQPIVVFSGTNGVIVHYSNDAGRTFQTYDGGRKVVTPAGTSRDPKVFWHAPTARWVMVVWSDAGGNGVELYTSPDLLHWTWSSRYKADWLFECPDFFPLAVDGNASNTKWVMTDASGEYVLGSFNGLTFTPEWSVPQRMDMGRNSFDGSFYAGLVFSNMPDGRTVQMVWMPGNSGSTWTGSASFPAELKLRTFPEGVRLTRYPVAEIESLRTSSASWTSRTLTTDPATDPLTGILADTYELLAEFDLTGATASRFGFKLHARSDGTADRVVVYDRVAQMLAGAAMSPVNGRVKMRLLVDRGQLEVFGNDGRVSLTENIKFNSATTSQGIRLYAEGGSVKLVSLQLYRLGSAWAGGEPTLDTNLAGIWTAVRGAWSDVTGGKQGTAASATDIFYLSSQTGTDFTYEGDVLVVSGVAAALTFRSNADATQHYTATLDTQAGVKLWRPGRDIAVNPVPIVAGRTYHLKVVAQGSNFKVYLDNGAVPVIDATDTTHVSGRFGFNVYSGTGLLKNIRVNATSFRSNLAGPWSSTVGTWTEPLGGKQGSVVGDGFYLSSQTGTDFTYEGDVRVINGGLAYGGAAALTFRANANATQHYTLNVDTLGMVKLWRPGKDIAVYHTPILAGRTYHLKVIATGSRFRVYLDNGTTPIIDATDTAYVSGRFGLNVHDATALFQHIRVSP